One part of the Glycine soja cultivar W05 chromosome 11, ASM419377v2, whole genome shotgun sequence genome encodes these proteins:
- the LOC114375107 gene encoding uncharacterized protein LOC114375107: MDAEEVLKLFDSCWFGHQNLKEHTSSSTIPTSLHENSSDHNQIKEPSEPTLLRIQSGHSRSMSDQLSSMTCFKDDSLSPDSVFSPKLQTILSGKDVTDAEAAHVQLQLLVLPKKRERRKKRPSKSLSDLEFEELKGFMDLGFVFSEEDKDSSLASIIPGLQRLGKSDEEEEDSELGSSVQRPYLSEAWKAQERRKKENPLVNWKIPALNNEIDIKDSLRWWAQTVASTVR, from the coding sequence ATGGATGCAGAAGAAGTCTTGAAGCTCTTTGATTCATGCTGGTTCGGGCATCAAAATTTGAAGGAACACACAAGTTCATCAACAATACCAACAAGTCTTCATGAGAATTCTTCAGAtcataatcaaataaaagaacCATCAGAACCAACACTTTTACGCATCCAAAGCGGTCATAGCAGATCCATGAGCGACCAGTTGAGTTCCATGACATGTTTCAAGGACGATTCTCTCTCACCAGACTCAGTTTTCTCACCAAAGCTTCAAACCATTCTCTCAGGAAAAGATGTCACAGACGCAGAAGCAGCACATGTGCAGCTTCAACTACTAGTGTTGCCTAAGAAGAGGGAAAGGAGGAAGAAAAGACCGAGCAAGAGTTTATCAGACCTTGAATTTGAGGAGCTGAAAGGGTTCATGGATCTGGGGTTTGTTTTCTCAGAGGAAGATAAGGACTCAAGTTTGGCTTCAATCATTCCTGGCTTGCAAAGGCTAGGGAAAAGTGATGAGGAAGAAGAGGATTCTGAATTAGGGTCCTCAGTCCAAAGACCTTACCTCTCTGAAGCATGGAAGGCTCAAGaaaggagaaagaaagagaacccTCTCGTGAATTGGAAGATTCCTGCTCTGAACAATGAAATTGACATAAAAGATAGTCTCAGGTGGTGGGCTCAAACTGTTGCTTCCACTGTTAGATGA